The following proteins come from a genomic window of Anopheles ziemanni chromosome 3, idAnoZiCoDA_A2_x.2, whole genome shotgun sequence:
- the LOC131285056 gene encoding elongation of very long chain fatty acids protein AAEL008004-like has product MALVLRNIYQTFNYFFTEYNDPRVEHYPLLGSPWPIVAITVLYLKFVNDWGHRLMENQKPFQLKTVMNIYNLIQIVLNLYIGIVGGLNSYFAEDYSWKCESINQKDSVSRRKLIFVTYLYFLSKIIDLLDTVFFVFRKKYNQITFLHTYHHAGMVVATYVFTKFLAGSHATLLGLINSFVHVVMYFYYFLTSFKPELKNSLWWKKHITQLQLIQFTLLMLHFGIPIIWGYCDFPKVLLFIGFTQNMFMFTLFADFYIKTYLKQNKNKIV; this is encoded by the exons ATGGCCCTAGTGTTGCGAAACATCTATCAAACATTCAACTATTTTTTCACTGAATATAATG ATCCCCGCGTGGAACATTACCCGTTGCTTGGTTCACCATGGCCAATAGTGGCGATTACTGTACTGTATCTAAAATTTGTCAACGATTGGGGACATCGTCtaatggaaaaccaaaaaccctTTCAACTTAAAACtgttatgaatatttataatttgATACAGATTGTGCTCAATCTGTACATTGGCATTGTAGGTGGATTGAATTCTTATTTCGCTGAAGATTACAGTTGGAAGTGTGAATCCATCAATCAAAAGGACAGTGTCTCGAGACGAAAACTAATATTTGTtacttatttatattttttgtcgAAAATTATTGATCTACTGGATACG gtgttttttgtttttcgaaaaaaatacaatcaaaTTACATTTTTGCACACATATCATCATGCGGGAATGGTTGTAGCAACGTATGTGTTTACAAAATTTTTGGCGG GTAGCCACGCAACTCTTCTGGGACTAATTAATAGCTTTGTACATGTGGTCATGTATTTCTATTACTTCCTCACGAGTTTCAAACCGGAGCTAAAGAATTCATTGTGGTGGAAAAAACATATCACGCAATTGCAACTG ATACAGTTCACTCTGCTTATGCTGCATTTTGGCATTCCAATCATATGGGGATATTGCGATTTTCCTAAAGTACTATTGTTTATTGGTTTTAcacaaaatatgtttatgttCACTCTATTTGCAGACTTTtacataaaaacatatttgaaacaaaataaaaataaaatagtttaa
- the LOC131285057 gene encoding elongation of very long chain fatty acids protein AAEL008004-like has protein sequence MLSAVPALFENSQNWFNKNRDVRSMHLPLADSPLTVLGIIAVYLYFVLIYGPRRMNKKKAYDLLNIIQAYNMIQMLANGAVFIKICYNVFIVYDRFSFRCQSIDFSTSTAGLDEVYISYAYFLLKIFDLIDTAFFVLRKKQSHVSFLHVYHHSVMVVTAYCGLVFVPGGHALMLGLWNTLVHTVMYFYYFLASLGSTNIWWKNYLTRLQLVQFVYLAIHFGQPLVSGNCEFPTFWLCYGLLQAIFVLVLFLKFYVQTYHNNQKKHK, from the exons ATGTTGTCAGCAGTACCTGCGTTATTCGAAAACTCCCAAAATTGGTTCAACAAAAATAGAG ATGTGCGCAGTATGCATCTTCCGTTAGCCGACTCACCCCTTACCGTATTGGGAATCATTGCAGTATATCTATACTTCGTACTAATATACGGCCCACGAcgcatgaacaaaaaaaaggcttaTGATCTATTAAACATAATCCAAGCATACAACATGATTCAAATGCTAGCTAATGGTGcggtttttataaaaatt TGCTACAATGTGTTCATAGTATACGATCGTTTTTCGTTCCGCTGTCAGTCGATCGATTTCTCGACATCAACCGCTGGATTGGACGAAGTCTACATAAGTTACGCTTACTTTCttcttaaaattttcgacTTGATCGACACAGCATTCTTTGTATTGCGAAAGAAACAATCACACGTATCCTTTTTACACGTTTATCACCATTCAGTAATGGTTGTAACTGCGTATTGCGGGCTCGTTTTTGTACCAGGTGGGCACGCGCTGATGTTGGGCTTGTGGAACACATTAGTCCACACGGTAATGTACTTTTACTACTTCCTAGCGTCGCTGGGATCGACGAACATATGGTGGAAGAACTATCTAACCCGATTGCAGCTTGTGCAATTCGTTTACTTGGCGATTCACTTTGGGCAGCCGCTGGTGAGCGGCAATTGTGAATTTCCAACGTTTTGGCTCTGCTACGGATTACTGCAGGCCATCTTCGTACTGgtactatttttaaaattctacGTACAGACCTACCACAATAAtcagaaaaaacataaataa
- the LOC131285058 gene encoding D-aspartate oxidase-like translates to MKQQLSANMKQPQFVILGGGIIGLSCAVRLSEKYPDASLHIIGEHFSPHTTSDVAAGLWGPYALGNTPETTCRKWAKDTHTYMHQLWRSGHAEKCGLCLVPVVELFTAEEETTPWWHNIVFGFQTHHLQPEHAELLGHKLGQNMYRTAISYVTFTCEPTRIMSHYRKILSARNAQFRTERLESLRCLTRLNINSNAIIINCLGLGAQSVVGDTDLGPIRGQVQKVKAEGVFHSFANDECYIIPNTDTVTLGGTKQKSTRTRPCPVDRYMIRTNCTAIVPSLREARLLKDAVGLRPVRSTGVRVEMENVYLFDGEMDDASLLVHNYGHGGAGITLAWGCAGEVVHLVERELGSTVESKL, encoded by the exons ATGAAGCAACAGCTTAGTGCTAACATGAAACAACCCCAGTTTGTAATCTTAGGAGGAGGCATTATTGGCTTATCGTGTGCAGTGCGGCTGTCGGAGAAGTATCCGGATGCTTCTTTGCATATTATCGGTGAACATTTTAGCCCACACACAACAAGCGATGTTGCTGCCGGACTGTGGGGTCCTTATGCATTAGGTAACACGCCTGAAACAACCTGTAG AAAGTGGGCAAAGGATACACATACGTACATGCATCAACTTTGGCGTAGTGGGCATGCAGAAAAGTGCGGCTTATGTCTTGTGCCGGTGGTGGAGCTATTCACAGCCGAAGAAGAAACTACACCGTGGTGGCATAATATTGTATTTGGTTTCCAAACCCACCATTTGCAGCCAGAACATGCGGAACTTCTCGGACACAAGCTTGGCCAAAACATGTATCGTACGGCTATATCATACGTAACGTTTACATGCGAGCCCACAAGGATAATGAGCCACTATCGTAAAATTTTGTCCGCACGCAACGCCCAGTTCAGGACAGAACGGTTGGAAAGCTTGCGTTGTTTAACTAGATTAAACATAAATTCCAACGCAATCATAATTAACTGTTTGGGCTTGGGTGCCCAGAGTGTTGTCGGCGATACCGACCTCGGGCCCATTCGTGGACAAGTGCAAAAGGTGAAAGCGGAAGGAGTGTTTCATTCCTTTGCAAACGATGAATGCTACATTATTCCGAACACGGATACGGTAACGCTTGGTggcacgaaacaaaaaagtactCGCACACGCCCCTGTCCAGTGGATCGATATATGATCAGGACGAACTGTACAGCTATAGTACCTTCGTTGCGTGAAGCTCGCCTACTGAAGGACGCGGTTGGACTACGTCCAGTGCGATCAACTGGAGTGCGTGTAGAAATGGAAAACGTTTACCTTTTTGATGGTGAGATGGACGACG CATCCCTTCTTGTGCACAACTATGGACACGGTGGTGCAGGCATCACCCTGGCTTGGGGATGCGCAGGAGAAGTTGTTCATCTCGTAGAACGGGAACTGGGTTCCACCGTCGAGTCGAAGTTATGA
- the LOC131288559 gene encoding D-amino-acid oxidase-like, with amino-acid sequence MKQIVVIGAGVNGLSVAVQLAERYYNLANVTLISDEVSPNTTGDGSAGLWGPYYCGKTPDHKIVKWSSETHIFFHELWRHGLAGKIGVCLQPCMRLTTDPDGYAEPSWKSIVFGCQKIAEPELKRLSNEHGRRYTGGYHFATFTCEPSGLLPYLFSRFLTVGGKFIKAKVTGFDADLIGRKVDLIVNCSGLGSLELAKDDAMLPIRGQVARVSAPWIYEVILDDSDDGNYIIPNSETVILGGTHQMNDFNRNVSQEDSRFIFDGCERKLPSLKNAKITGEWVGLRPGRESVRLELEHYQMVNGTGTIPIIHNYGHGGCGVTLCWGCAKEVVEISETLNWNQATPSKL; translated from the exons atgaagcaaattGTAGTGATTGGAGCTGGTGTAAATGGTCTTTCTGTAGCTGTGCAGTTGGCGGAACGATACTACAATCTCGCGAATGTAACTCTGATATCCGATGAAGTAAGCCCCAATACCACCGGGGATGGATCCGCTGGACTCTGGGGTCCTTACTACTGTGGTAAAACACCGGATCACAAAATAGT CAAATGGTCAAGCGAAACACACATCTTTTTCCACGAGCTATGGAGGCACGGTTTAGCTGGTAAAATCGGTGTCTGCCTACAGCCATGCATGCGGTTAACGACGGATCCGGACGGTTACGCTGAACCCTCGTGGAAGAGCATCGTTTTCGGTTGCCAGAAAATAGCCGAACCAGAGCTAAAGCGTCTCAGTAACGAGCATGGTCGCCGGTACACCGGTGGTTATCATTTTGCAACGTTCACCTGCGAACCATCGGGTTTATTGCCGTACTTGTTTAGTCGCTTTCTTACCGTCGGTGGGAAATTCATCAAAGCGAAGGTTACGGGTTTTGACGCCGATCTTATCGGCCGAAAAGTGGATCTTATTGTAAACTGCAGTGGCTTAGGGTCACTGGAATTGGCGAAAGATGACGCGATGCTACCTATTCGCGGACAGGTGGCTCGTGTGAGCGCACCATGGATATATGAAGTCATTCTGGACGACAGTGACGATGGCAATTACATCATTCCTAA TAGTGAGACAGTTATACTAGGCGGTACTCACCAGATGAACGACTTCAATCGGAACGTCAGCCAAGAAGACAGTCGGTTTATCTTCGATGGATGTGAGCGGAAGCTTCCCAGTCTTAAAAATGCTAAAATTACTGGAGAGTGGGTCGGCTTGCGGCCCGGACGAGAAAGCGTACGACTGGAGCTGGAACACTATCAAATGG TGAACGGAACCGGTACGATCCCTATAATTCACAACTATGGACATGGAGGCTGTGGTGTTACACTGTGTTGGGGATGTGCTAAAGAGGTTGTAGAAATCAGCGAAACACTGAATTGGAACCAGGCCACACCATCGAAGCTTTAG